In the genome of Sardina pilchardus chromosome 14, fSarPil1.1, whole genome shotgun sequence, one region contains:
- the tbc1d13 gene encoding TBC1 domain family member 13: protein MSTSYRNRIQEFKGALGEEKIDLKALRELCFSGIPFEGGIRALCWKILLNYLPLDQLLWESFLEKQRELYCQFLKEMIIQPGIAKANLGLSREDVTMEDHPLNPNPDSRWNNYFKDNEVLLQIDKDVRRLYPDMAFFQRPTEFPCKLILDPQNDYETLRRRVEQTTLKSQTVDRNRSGVTNVSSPGKALNLYPSNEYEVLPNGCEAHWEVVERILFIYAKLNPGIAYVQGMNEVVGPIYYTFATNPNEEWKEHAEADTFFCFTNLMSENRDNFIKSLDDSQCGITYKMESVYSMLKEKDMELYLKLQEQNIKPQYFTFRWLTLLLSQEFLLPDVIRIWDTLFSDQDRFHFLILVCCAMLTLIRDQLLAGDFTINMRLLQDYPISDVHTILTKAKELQDGS from the exons ATGTCGACTTCGTACCGAAACAG GATCCAGGAATTCAAAGGGGCTTTGGGAGAGGAAAAAATCGACCTGAAGGCGCTTCGCGAGCTCTGCTTTAGTG GAATCCCCTTTGAAGGTGGAATACGTGCTTTGTGTTGGAAG ATCCTGTTAAACTACCTGCCCCTGGATCAGTTGCTATGGGAGTCCTTCTTGGAAAAACAGAG GGAGCTGTATTGCCAGTTCCTGAAGGAAATGATCATCCAGCCGGGCATCGCCAAGGCCAACCTGGGGCTCTCCAGAGAGGACGTGACCATGGAGGACCAC cctctgaaCCCAAACCCTGACAGCAGATGGAACAACTACTTCAAAGACAATGAGGTTCTGCTTCAGATCGATAAAGATGTCAG GCGACTGTATCCAGACATGGCCTTCTTCCAGAGGCCCACAGAGTTCCCCTGCAAGCTCATCCTCGACCCTCAGAACGATTACGAAACCCTCCGGCGCCGTGTGGAGCAAACAACCCTCAAATCTCAGACTGTGGACCGTAACCGCAGTGGAGTCACCAAC GTGAGCTCTCCTGGGAAAGCGCTCAATCTGTACCCCTCCAATGAGTACGAGGTGCTGCCCAATGGCTGCGAGGCTCACTGGGAGGTGGTGGAGCGCATCCTGTTCATTTATGCCAAGCTCAACCCAGGCATTGCCTATGTGCAGGGCATGAATGAAGTTGTAGGACCCATCTACTACACATTTGCCACGAACCCTAATGAAGAATGGAAAG AACATGCCGAGGCAGACACCTTCTTCTGCTTCACCAACCTGATGTCGGAGAACCGAGACAACTTCATCAAGAGCCTGGATGACTCTCAGTGTGGCATCACTTACAAGATGGAGAGTGTCTACTCCATGCTCAAAGAGAAGGACATGGAGCTCTACCTTAAGCTG CAAGAGCAGAACATTAAGCCTCAGTACTTCACCTTCCGCTGGCTAACCCTGCTGCTGTCTCAGGAGTTCCTTCTGCCTGACGTGATCCGCATCTGGGACACGCTCTTCTCCGACCAGGACCGCTTCCACTTCCTCATCCTGGTCTGCTGTGCCATGCTCAC GTTGATCCGAGATCAGTTGTTGGCAGGAGACTTTACAATAAACATGAGACTACTTCAG GATTATCCCATATCTGATGTGCACACCATCCTCACTAAGGCCAAGGAGCTTCAGGATGGATCGTAG